From the genome of Nitrospirota bacterium, one region includes:
- a CDS encoding ATP-binding protein produces the protein MKIESVRIKNFRSFKDETIKFDNYTCFVGANGSGKSTVLNALNVFFRQYKDSKTNLSKLTSEDFHHRNTEEPVKITVTFTELSDAAKAELSDYVRQDKLIVSSVAKYDSTTDCADVKQYGNRLGLQNFRKYFEADKNGEKVSELKLIYQNLQTKYPDLPRPGTKTTMADALKAYEAEHPDDCDLIPSEDQFYGVSKGANRLANHVQWVFVPASKDATEETEESKNTALGQLLARTVRSKVNFSEKVGKLKKDTQEEYQKILDEEQSVLDSISSTLQDSLESWAHPGITAQILWKQDSDKSVKVEEPWAYLKIGERGFEGELARFGHGLQRSYMLALLQELTELSDETAPTLIMGIEEPEIYQHPPQAKHLAETLNDLSEKDSQIMICSHNPLFIPSDNFEAIRVVREKDNPSPKTSEVFL, from the coding sequence GTGAAAATCGAATCTGTAAGAATAAAGAACTTTAGAAGCTTCAAGGATGAGACAATCAAGTTTGATAACTATACCTGTTTTGTCGGTGCGAATGGTTCAGGGAAATCAACTGTCTTAAATGCTTTGAATGTTTTTTTTAGGCAGTATAAAGACAGTAAGACAAATCTTAGCAAACTTACAAGTGAAGATTTTCATCACAGAAATACAGAAGAACCAGTAAAAATCACAGTCACATTCACAGAGCTTTCTGACGCTGCGAAAGCCGAATTATCTGATTATGTAAGACAGGATAAGCTGATCGTTTCTTCTGTAGCAAAATATGATTCAACAACAGATTGTGCCGATGTAAAACAATATGGAAATCGTTTAGGTCTACAGAATTTTCGAAAATATTTTGAAGCAGATAAGAATGGAGAAAAAGTTTCAGAATTGAAGCTTATTTATCAAAATCTGCAAACGAAATATCCTGACTTACCTAGGCCAGGAACAAAAACTACGATGGCGGATGCCCTCAAAGCATATGAAGCGGAGCATCCTGATGATTGCGATTTGATTCCAAGCGAGGATCAGTTTTATGGGGTGAGTAAAGGAGCCAATAGATTAGCTAACCATGTACAGTGGGTATTCGTTCCTGCATCAAAAGATGCTACAGAAGAAACCGAAGAATCAAAGAACACAGCTTTAGGACAATTATTAGCGAGAACTGTTAGGTCAAAAGTAAATTTTTCCGAAAAAGTTGGAAAATTAAAGAAGGACACGCAAGAAGAATATCAGAAAATATTGGATGAGGAGCAATCAGTATTGGATTCAATATCTTCTACATTGCAGGATAGTTTAGAGTCGTGGGCGCATCCTGGCATTACTGCCCAAATTCTGTGGAAACAGGATTCTGATAAGTCAGTAAAAGTTGAAGAACCTTGGGCATATCTCAAAATCGGTGAGCGAGGATTTGAGGGTGAACTGGCAAGATTTGGGCATGGTTTGCAACGGTCATATATGCTTGCCTTACTTCAAGAATTGACTGAACTTTCTGATGAAACAGCCCCAACATTGATAATGGGAATAGAAGAACCAGAAATTTATCAACACCCACCTCAAGCAAAACATCTTGCAGAAACTTTAAATGATCTTTCAGAAAAAGACTCTCAAATAATGATTTGTTCACATAATCCTTTATTCATTCCCA
- a CDS encoding response regulator, whose protein sequence is MSLRAFVFDDDEKIRSLLSRILESRGYTVLSFPDPTYCALHSDTECSCPPGQVCGDILITDNNMPNMNGLEFIQNQMQKGCRGIVQNKAVMSGTWTEVDHAYAKSLGCRIFEKPFMVEEIHKWLDECEKRMDPSRKLIDWHGVSLNYAGAG, encoded by the coding sequence ATGAGTTTAAGGGCATTTGTTTTTGATGACGATGAGAAGATACGGTCTTTGTTATCCAGAATCCTGGAGAGCCGGGGATACACGGTTTTATCTTTTCCCGACCCAACATATTGCGCCTTACATTCAGATACAGAATGCTCATGCCCTCCCGGTCAAGTGTGCGGTGATATTTTAATTACCGACAACAATATGCCTAACATGAATGGTCTGGAGTTCATTCAGAACCAGATGCAGAAAGGTTGCAGAGGCATTGTTCAAAACAAGGCAGTGATGTCAGGCACATGGACAGAGGTGGATCATGCATACGCCAAAAGCCTTGGCTGCAGGATATTCGAAAAGCCTTTCATGGTTGAAGAGATCCACAAATGGCTGGATGAGTGCGAAAAAAGAATGGATCCCTCCAGGAAATTGATAGACTGGCATGGTGTTTCACTGAACTACGCAGGGGCTGGCTGA
- a CDS encoding cytidine/deoxycytidylate deaminase family protein, which translates to MSSGGNGNNEPRNRPSWDEYFLEIARVVSTRSTCLRRRYGAVIVKDNVIVSTGYNGAPRGAVNCIDSGVCRRKELNVPPGERYELCVAVHAEQNAIVNAPPERMKGSTIYIAGFEDDNTFAEGKPCLLCRRMILNAQVEEVIYMKKNGEIERVKDARDLDMPLEL; encoded by the coding sequence ATGAGTAGCGGAGGAAACGGGAATAACGAACCACGAAACCGCCCTTCCTGGGACGAGTATTTCCTTGAGATAGCCAGGGTGGTTTCCACAAGGTCGACCTGTCTCAGGCGCAGGTATGGCGCTGTTATTGTCAAGGATAATGTAATTGTGAGCACAGGCTATAACGGTGCACCCAGAGGCGCTGTGAACTGTATTGACTCCGGTGTGTGCAGGAGAAAGGAACTGAACGTACCCCCGGGTGAGCGTTATGAACTCTGCGTGGCTGTGCATGCTGAGCAGAACGCTATTGTAAATGCGCCCCCGGAGAGGATGAAGGGCTCAACCATATACATAGCAGGCTTTGAGGATGATAACACATTCGCCGAAGGCAAACCCTGCCTTCTCTGCAGGAGGATGATCCTTAATGCCCAGGTGGAAGAAGTGATTTATATGAAAAAGAATGGGGAGATTGAAAGGGTCAAGGATGCGAGGGATCTGGATATGCCTTTAGAGCTGTGA